From Pirellulales bacterium, one genomic window encodes:
- a CDS encoding DUF1559 domain-containing protein — protein MTGRAVSERHRPGFTLVELLCTIAIIGVLVALLLPAIQAAREAARRMSCANNLKQIGLALLNYEGAHAVFPVGARSQISGTATFGMSWWVAVLPYLEQGALYQSLDQSGPYNGWPLMHPGNAVAVNRVLIPNLTCPTSLLDPLYPVGSVMVLMPSYVGIAGAAGDAQFSETRVSTCCLPVLNGQVSAGGMLIPNANVRGGQIVDGRSNCLIVGECSDYAIDATGNIHRVDGGFPNGWLTGTTVGGTPPQYSAGLASPSWNITTIQYAPNMRDYTQPGIHDDHGANNPLLSSHSGGVQGLILDGSVRLLSTNMDIVLLKRLATRDDGGVP, from the coding sequence ATGACGGGTCGGGCCGTCTCGGAGCGCCACAGGCCAGGATTTACCCTGGTCGAGCTGCTGTGCACGATCGCCATTATCGGCGTGCTCGTCGCGCTGTTGTTACCGGCGATCCAGGCGGCCCGCGAAGCGGCACGGCGTATGTCGTGCGCGAACAACCTGAAGCAAATCGGCCTGGCCCTGCTCAACTACGAGGGCGCCCACGCGGTGTTTCCGGTCGGGGCGCGCAGCCAAATCAGCGGCACCGCGACCTTCGGCATGTCGTGGTGGGTTGCGGTCCTGCCGTACCTGGAACAGGGAGCGCTCTATCAGTCGCTCGATCAATCAGGGCCATACAACGGCTGGCCGCTGATGCATCCGGGCAACGCGGTTGCCGTCAACCGGGTTCTCATTCCCAACCTGACCTGTCCGACGAGCCTGCTCGACCCGCTCTATCCCGTCGGATCGGTCATGGTGCTTATGCCCTCGTATGTGGGCATCGCCGGCGCCGCGGGGGACGCGCAGTTCTCCGAGACGCGCGTCTCGACCTGTTGTCTGCCGGTGTTGAATGGGCAAGTTTCCGCTGGCGGTATGCTAATCCCCAACGCCAACGTGCGCGGCGGGCAAATCGTCGATGGACGATCGAATTGCCTGATCGTCGGCGAATGCTCCGACTATGCCATCGATGCCACGGGAAACATACATCGCGTCGATGGCGGATTCCCGAACGGATGGCTGACTGGCACCACCGTCGGTGGAACGCCGCCGCAGTATAGCGCCGGCCTGGCATCGCCAAGCTGGAACATCACCACGATTCAGTACGCGCCGAACATGCGCGACTACACTCAGCCCGGTATTCACGATGATCACGGCGCCAACAACCCGTTACTTTCCTCGCATTCCGGCGGCGTGCAAGGGTTGATCCTCGACGGGTCGGTACGGCTGCTATCGACGAATATGGATATCGTTTTGCTCAAGCGACTGGCAACGCGCGATGATGGCGGCGTGCCGTAA